A genomic segment from Arenicella chitinivorans encodes:
- a CDS encoding YceI family protein, which translates to MKQLVSSVVCLLLCGCVALITPKVETTLASLEAGDYALDKTHASLIFKVKHSGLSNYVGRFNEFDASLSFDPANVSAAKLTAVIEIDSLDINNPSLKKDLMDGTWFDQPRYPQARFSTISVTPVSDNQFSFTGNLAWRGVQKPVTMLVTFHGGADNILTRKYTLGFSASGTFKRSDFGMDAYIPLVGDEVSIDADAEFLKN; encoded by the coding sequence ATGAAACAACTCGTCAGTAGCGTTGTATGTTTACTGCTATGCGGTTGTGTGGCGCTCATCACACCGAAGGTAGAGACCACATTGGCATCACTGGAAGCCGGTGATTACGCGCTCGATAAAACACATGCCAGCCTGATATTTAAAGTCAAACATTCGGGTTTATCGAATTATGTTGGTCGCTTTAATGAATTCGACGCGAGTTTGTCATTTGATCCGGCTAACGTATCGGCGGCTAAGTTGACTGCGGTAATCGAAATCGACTCGTTGGATATCAACAACCCATCCTTGAAAAAAGACCTCATGGATGGCACGTGGTTCGACCAGCCAAGGTATCCACAAGCACGCTTTAGTACTATCTCCGTGACACCAGTCTCAGACAACCAGTTTTCGTTTACTGGCAATCTGGCATGGCGAGGTGTCCAGAAGCCGGTAACTATGTTGGTGACGTTTCATGGTGGCGCGGATAACATTTTGACGCGTAAATACACCCTAGGCTTTTCCGCATCTGGTACTTTTAAACGGTCTGATTTTGGCATGGATGCCTATATTCCTTTGGTCGGCGATGAAGTGTCGATCGACGCCGATGCCGAGTTCCTAAAAAACTGA
- a CDS encoding APC family permease produces the protein MTKHSRLFSTWSLVALVVGNAVGAGIYTTSGFALADLGSREWVLFGWFVAGLVAIAGAMSYGMLVRHITESGGEYVFLSRAIHPLAGFIAGWVSLLAGFPGAIAFAALAFEAYLSSAWPWLQQVPATATAIAVTVCAGLLHGFRVRTGVQSHQNLVLLMLIILVLLVVAATFVITLRTPPISVLPVAPVQFNLYAFAGTLVWISLSYSGFNAAAYVAGEVDHARDAVPRGMVLGTVVTMVLCLAVNWVLLYGADASLIQGRAEIAAVVADSLGGRTARQLVQLVVAISLLTSITAMALAGPRVYAKMAEDGALPAVFKQRLGHPPRTSIALQVVISVLLISLSDLRGLMSYLGFTLSLCLALAVSSLFVIHWRRGLRPASAWYPLAPLVFVVCTVSFAMLSSIHQPMQALALVPVCGLGALAYYGSVRHTRRRSPQSKTEI, from the coding sequence ATGACCAAGCACAGTAGGCTTTTCTCAACCTGGTCACTGGTCGCGTTGGTGGTTGGCAATGCGGTTGGCGCGGGGATCTACACGACCTCCGGTTTTGCCTTAGCGGATTTGGGCTCACGAGAATGGGTGTTGTTTGGCTGGTTCGTTGCCGGTTTGGTGGCCATCGCCGGGGCGATGAGTTATGGCATGTTGGTGCGACATATTACCGAGTCTGGTGGTGAATACGTGTTTTTATCGCGGGCGATTCATCCCTTGGCCGGGTTCATTGCCGGCTGGGTCTCGCTGCTAGCGGGTTTTCCGGGTGCGATCGCGTTTGCCGCCTTGGCCTTTGAGGCGTATTTGAGTTCAGCTTGGCCGTGGCTACAGCAGGTGCCTGCGACGGCGACGGCCATCGCTGTGACGGTGTGTGCGGGATTGTTGCACGGTTTTCGCGTGCGCACCGGGGTGCAAAGCCACCAAAATCTCGTATTGCTGATGCTGATCATTCTGGTGCTTTTGGTGGTCGCTGCTACGTTTGTGATCACCCTTAGAACGCCACCCATCTCAGTATTGCCGGTCGCCCCGGTGCAGTTTAATCTATACGCATTTGCAGGAACGTTGGTTTGGATTTCGTTGAGTTATTCCGGATTCAATGCCGCTGCGTACGTCGCCGGCGAGGTGGATCACGCACGTGACGCAGTGCCGCGTGGTATGGTGCTGGGTACCGTGGTGACTATGGTGTTGTGTCTGGCGGTTAATTGGGTGTTGTTATACGGCGCGGATGCAAGCCTGATTCAAGGGCGTGCCGAAATCGCGGCGGTTGTTGCCGATTCACTGGGCGGCCGGACTGCGCGTCAGTTAGTGCAGTTGGTGGTGGCTATTTCACTACTGACCTCAATTACGGCCATGGCGCTGGCGGGACCTCGAGTGTATGCAAAAATGGCAGAAGACGGCGCCTTGCCCGCCGTGTTTAAACAGCGGCTTGGCCATCCTCCGCGAACTTCCATTGCCTTGCAGGTCGTGATTTCGGTGCTGTTGATCTCGTTATCTGATCTTCGCGGACTGATGTCATATCTAGGCTTCACATTGTCGCTGTGCTTGGCGCTGGCGGTCAGCAGTTTGTTTGTCATACACTGGCGGCGAGGACTGCGACCGGCATCCGCTTGGTACCCACTGGCGCCGCTAGTATTCGTGGTTTGTACCGTCTCATTTGCGATGCTTTCATCTATTCATCAGCCAATGCAAGCGTTGGCGCTCGTGCCAGTCTGTGGGCTTGGTGCGCTGGCTTACTACGGGTCGGTCCGGCACACTAGGCGCCGATCACCACAATCAAAAACGGAGATTTAG
- a CDS encoding DUF1415 domain-containing protein — protein sequence MNEVVKAVERWLTAVVIELNLCPFAQREYRSNRVRFKASDARNEEAVLRDLVVEMSLLTRRPDIETTLLILPYTLSDFLYFNEFLGFADQLLEEMQLDGVYQIASFHPQYQFDGTESEDAENYTNRAPYPILHILRESSLSKVIERHPDPESIPANNIQLMNTLGKRHMQLLLKSIVTDDQAQ from the coding sequence ATGAACGAGGTTGTCAAAGCGGTCGAGCGTTGGTTGACGGCAGTGGTCATCGAGCTGAATCTCTGCCCATTCGCGCAACGTGAGTATCGTTCCAACCGAGTGCGTTTTAAAGCCAGCGATGCGCGTAATGAAGAAGCGGTTTTACGGGATCTGGTCGTTGAAATGTCGCTGCTAACGCGTCGTCCCGACATCGAAACCACGCTACTGATCTTGCCTTACACGCTGTCTGACTTCTTATATTTTAATGAGTTCCTTGGTTTTGCAGACCAGCTATTGGAAGAAATGCAGCTAGATGGTGTGTACCAGATAGCCAGTTTTCATCCGCAATATCAGTTTGACGGTACCGAATCAGAGGACGCAGAAAATTACACAAATCGAGCACCCTACCCCATTCTCCACATTTTACGCGAGTCAAGTCTGAGTAAGGTAATCGAACGTCATCCCGACCCGGAGTCGATTCCAGCGAATAATATTCAATTGATGAATACCTTGGGAAAGCGACATATGCAGCTGCTTTTAAAATCCATAGTCACGGATGACCAAGCACAGTAG
- a CDS encoding tetratricopeptide repeat protein — protein sequence MVVRIVLAAGAARSIVSIILAALISLMSSAAVAQTSSLIGGSGFANACYQNSQRATQTLGVARQSLEPCNRAINDAALPKADMIASLVNRGIIHAALQDYVAAAKDYNRALELDETLGEAYINRGNLWFLAQRFDAAISDYDSALRYGVVNEHVAYLNRGMALEQLGQREAARASYQQALEIIPQWPPAMLRVERLHE from the coding sequence ATGGTGGTACGCATCGTCTTAGCTGCTGGTGCTGCGAGATCCATTGTCTCGATCATCCTAGCTGCTTTAATTTCCCTCATGAGTTCGGCCGCCGTGGCGCAAACCAGTTCGTTGATCGGCGGGTCTGGGTTCGCGAATGCGTGTTACCAGAATTCGCAGCGCGCGACTCAAACGCTCGGTGTTGCGCGTCAGAGCCTAGAGCCCTGCAATCGAGCCATCAACGATGCGGCATTACCGAAAGCTGACATGATTGCCAGCTTGGTAAATCGCGGGATCATTCACGCCGCATTACAGGACTATGTGGCTGCGGCCAAAGACTATAATCGCGCGTTGGAGCTCGACGAAACGCTCGGTGAGGCCTACATTAATCGGGGTAATTTGTGGTTTTTGGCTCAGCGCTTTGACGCTGCCATATCGGACTATGATTCCGCGTTACGGTACGGCGTGGTGAACGAGCACGTGGCGTATTTGAATCGTGGCATGGCACTGGAACAACTTGGGCAGAGAGAGGCGGCGCGAGCCAGTTACCAACAGGCTTTGGAAATCATACCTCAGTGGCCACCAGCAATGCTGCGAGTCGAACGTTTACACGAGTGA